From Acomys russatus chromosome 25, mAcoRus1.1, whole genome shotgun sequence, a single genomic window includes:
- the LOC127208695 gene encoding olfactory receptor 2AK2-like: METGNHSWVTDFTLVGLFQDGQMDTFLFTVITILFAVALIGNITLVHLIRLDRRLHTPMYFLLSQLSIIDMMYISTTVPKMAANFLSGTKTISFLGCEIQAFVFLSLGGSEALLLGFMSCDRYIAICRPLHYPVLMSRKVCCSMVACAWTSSSINALVHTLYVFQLPFCGSRIIDHFFCEVPSLMPLVCEDTSQYEHTILMSGLVILLLPFLAILASYAQVMIVVFQMGSGKGQGRAVSTCSSHLTVASLFYATSLSIYTQPHSLHSTATDKVVAVIYSIVTPVLNPFIYSLRNKEVMGALGRHMG, encoded by the coding sequence ATGGAGACAGGAAACCACAGCTGGGTGACAGACTTCACCTTGGTTGGTCTTTTCCAGGATGGCCAGATGGACACCTTCCTCTTCACAGTCATCACCATCCTCTTTGCAGTAGCTCTGATAGGCAACATCACACTGGTCCACCTCATCAGGCTGGACCGAAGActccacacccccatgtacttccTCCTCAGCCAGCTCTCCATCATCGACATGATGTACATCTCCACCACTGTGCCCAAGATGGCAGCTAACTTCCTGTCAGGCACCAAGACCATTTCCTTTCTGGGCTGTGAGATCCAAGCCTTTGTGTTTCTGAGCCTGGGTGGGTCTGAAGCCCTGCTGCTGGGCTTCATGTCCTGTGACAGGTATATAGCCATCTGCCGGCCCCTGCACTACCCTGTGCTCATGAGCAGGAAGGTCTGCTGCTCCATGGTTGCCTGTGCCTGGACCAGCAGCTCCATCAATGCCTTAGTGCACACGCTGTATGTGTTTCAACTTCCATTCTGTGGGTCGAGGATCATTGACCACTTTTTCTGTGAGGTTCCATCTCTCATGCCACTGGTGTGTGAAGACACATCCCAATATGAGCACACAATCCTCATGAGTGGCCTTGTCATCCTGCTGCTACCCTTCCTGGCCATCCTAGCTTCCTATGCTCAGGTGATGATTGTTGTATTCCAGATGGGCTCAGGGAAGGGACAGGGTAGAGCTGTGTCCACCTGCTCCTCCCATCTGACTgtggccagcctgttctatgccACCAGCCTTTCCATCTACACCCAGCCACACTCTTTGCATTCTACTGCAACGGACAAGGTAGTGGCCGTGATCTACTCAATCGTCACCCCTGTTCTGAACCCATTTATTTACAGCCTGCGGAACAAGGAAGTCATGGGAGCCCTGGGGAGACATATGGGATGA